The genome window CGGTGCTCATCGAGACCCTCCCCGCGGCGTTCGAGATGGACGAGATCCTCTTCGAGCTGCGTGATCACTGCGCTGGCCTCAACGCCGGACGCTGGGACTACATCTTCTCGATCATCAAGAACTACCGCGGTCGCGGCGCGCGCTTCGTGCTCCCCGATCGCAGTGAGGTCACGATGACGGTGCCGTTCATGCGGGCATACACCGAGCTGCTCGTGCAGACCTGCCACAAGCGGGGCGCCTACGCGATCGGCGGCATGAGCGCCTTCATCCCCAACCGTCGCGATCCCGAGGTCACAGAACGGGCGTTCGAGAAGGTCTCGGCCGACAAGAAGCGCGAGGCCGGCGACGGCTTCGACGGCACCTGGGTGGCCCACCCCGATCTGATCCCCACGGCGCAGGCGGAGTTCGATGCCGTGCTCGGTGAGCGACCGAACCAGGTCGACCGTCAGCGGCCGGAGGTCGCGGTGACCGCGGCGCAGCTGCTCGATGTGCACATCGGACGCCCGATCACGGCCGGCGGTGTGCGCGACAACGTGTCGGTGGCGATCCGCTACCTCGAGGCGTGGCTGCGGGGCCTCGGCGCGGTCGCGATCGACAACCTGATGGAGGATGCCGCTACCGCAGAGATCAGCCGCTCGCAGGTGTGGCAGTGGATCCATCAGGACCGTGCCACCGAAGACGGCACGCCGATCACGGCCGAGTACATCGAGGGCCTGATCCGCGATGTGCTCGCTCAGGCGACACGGTCGGCCGGTGACCGATTCGACGATGCGGCGGAGATCTTCCGCGACGTCGCGCTGCAGGAGGAGTTCCCGGCCTTCCTGACGCTCGGCGCCTACAGTCGCTTCCTCGTCGACGAGGACTGACTCGCACTGCACAGAAGCCCCTCGGATGCGGCGATCCCGCATCCGAGGGGCTCTGCCGTTCCGCCCTGTGGACAACCGGGTTCAAGCGTCTCCGTCCCGCCGTAGGCTCGCGGGATGCCGACACCTGCACCCCCTTCCGAACACGCTCTCCGCGTTCGCCGCACCGCCGGAACGTCCACCATGTTCTGACCGGCGGCGCCTGCGGTCACAGGCGGGCGTAGCCTGAGATCATGAGCGACGTCTGGTCCGACATCTCCGCCGAGTTCCTGCACCTGTACCCGCGTGGACGCCGCCTGCTCGTCGTCGCGGGAGCGGATGCCGAGCGTTCACGCCACGCGGCCGATGGCCTCGCCGCGGCTCTGGCCGCCGCGGACCAGCAGGTCGAGCGTCGACACACTGCCGATGGCGACGAGCAGGTTCTGCGCACCGATGTCATCGCTCCGTTTCGCGCATCTCCCGACAGTGGCAGCGTGCTCGTCGTCTCGGGTCCGCCCGCGCTGCTGAGTGAGAGCGCTCGCGGTCTCTGGAACTTCATCGTGTGGCAGCTCGCGGGAGACGAGGCGCCGCATGCGATCGCCTCGGCGCTCGTCGACATGACCGACCCCGCGAATCCCACCCGGCGCTTCGCGGACTACTGCGCGCTTCCCTCGTCGTTCGGTTCCTGACGCGAACCCTGGGGTTCGCGGGTGCTTCGGTTCCCCCGACCGAAGCACCCGCACGTCCACCCGTTCTCCCGCGGGCGGTCCGTCGTGCCCGGCGCTCACGCGCCTGTCCCCGAGCTTCCGGACGGGCGGTCCACCACGTCCGGAAGCCGTGACAGCCGACGATCCCGAAGCCGGAGCTCCGTCGCCGTCTGCCGTCATGACCCGCCTGGGGACACGGGCAGGCCCAGGTTAGAGCCGCGCTTCCCGCTCCCGAGGCGCGGGAGCACGTTACGTCACATGCTGCGCGTTACGCGGCACTCAGCACTCGCGTTGGCACGAGATTCGCGATCACCCGTCACCCTGCGCACGCCTCGTCGACAGTGATCTGCGGGCGACCGAACACCCAGGTCCGCTCGCTCCGGCTGCTCACGGAAGCCACGTCGAGCAGACGATCGGATCAGAGCGATGACCCCGCCTGCTCGTCGCTGAGCAGCATCGCCTCTGCGAGGCGCGGTGGCCGGGCGCGTGCGGCGAGACGGAAAGCACTGGGGCTGTGCCCGACATGGCGCGAGAACTGGGCGCGCAGCGCCGCTGCGTCGGTGAATCCGGATCGCTCGGCGACCGTGGTGAGGTCCTGCGGGGGAACCGACAGCAGTTCCTCTCGGGCGGTCACCAGCCGCCGTCGCAACAGCCTCGACGCGAGACTCTCGTCGGTTCCCGCGTAGAGCCGGAACAGCTGGCGTCGACTGACGTGCAGCTCGGCGGCGAGCTCCTCTATCCCGAATGCCGCATCGCGATGGCGCCGCTCGATGATCCTGCCGGCCTCGGCCCGCAGTTCGCTCGCTCTGTCCGTCTCGCCGTCACCGGGGAACTGCCGGAACAACCCGCGCACCAGTGCGAGGAGCGCGGCCTCGGTGCCGGCGAGCGCCCCTACGCCCTGATCGGGGTCCTGAGCCCATTCGAACAGCATCCGCGCCAGAGCCGCACCTGCAGCCCTGGTGAGCGGGGTGTCCGGGAACATATCCGCTCCCCTGGCCAGCACGTGTCGGTAACCGGCGATCGCGGCTGTGGGCACCACGACGCCCGTGGTGTTCGTCACGCCGAACTGCTCGACCGACGACGCTCCGAGGCTCGACATGAAGCCCACCCGCCCCACGCCCATGAGCTGGACACCTGACGCGGTGTGCAGGCGTTGCCCGCCCTGACTCACCATCCCGATGATGACGATGTCTTCGTCTTCGGGGGTGGCGTGGTCGTATCTCACCGTGTGCGCCGTTTCGAGTGTGCTGTAGAGCATGGTCGCGCCGATCGATCGGCGCAGGAGCGCTGCCTCGAACGCGTCGGGATCGTCTGCCGTCATCGATCCGAAGTTCGACAGCTGCATCATGCCGAGCTGACCATCGAGACGGATCACCTCTGCCGCGAACCAATCGGGCGGCGTTCCCTGCGACTCAGGGTCCGACGGCGACCAGGATCCGCCGGCGAGCCGACCGAGCCAGGCGCTCAACTCCGCATCGTCGATCACTCGTTCCATGGCAACCCCCGTCGGATGCGCGCCGCATCCGCAGCGACCGCTCCGTCCCCGCCCTCACCCTAGGGACGCTGCGAAAACCGAGCAATATACGTTCGTGCGGAGGCAGGGAACAGCGACAAGAGACGCAAACGGGCAACAGCGGCGGGCAGGGACGCTCAGCGGAACGAGGCCGCTACGGAATTCCGGTGGTAGTCGAACACGATGCTGGTCCTCGTCGAGGCGACGCTCGACTGCGCCGACAGGTGCTCCAGCACGAACTCGCGCATCTCCGACGAGTCGGCGACGGCGATGTGCAGCAGGAAGTCGTCGTCTCCCCCGAGGAAGAACACCTGGATGACCTGCGGCAGCACTCGCACACGGTCGGCGAACTCGACGATGCTCTCTCTGCGGCCGCTCGGGCGCAGCGTCACGCCGATGATCGCCTGCAGGCCCGCGCCCAGCATCCGCTCGTCGACGCTCGCATGGAAGCCGCTGATCACTCCTCGCTCGACGAGGGCGCGCAGACGCGCGTGGGCGGTCGACGGGGCGACACCGAGGTGACCGGCGAGCTCGGCATTCGTCATCCTCCCGTCGGCGCTCAGCAGCTGCACGATTCGCGCATCGATCGCATCGAGTGCCGGAGCCCGAAGAGTGTTCGACTGTGCGGCCTCGGATGACGTCTCCATGCGAATGATTATGCAGGATTCATGAGACAAACGAATGTTCTTCAGGCATTCTGTCGATCAGTCGACGTTTCTGCGATTCTGAAATGTACCCACGCAACCGTCACTTGGAGGATCGATGAAGATCGGCGTGCCCACAGAGGTCAAGAACAACGAGAACCGCACCGCGCTCACGCCTGCGGGCGCCGACCGTCTGGTGCACGAGGGCCACCGCGTGCTCGTGCAGTCGGGCGCGGGCGTCGGTTCCGGCATCTCCGACGAGGCGTATCGCCTGGCCGGCGCCGAGATCGTCGCTACGGCCGAAGAGACCTGGGGCGAGGCCGAGCTCCTCATCAAGGTGAAGGAGCCGATCGCGCAGGAGTACGGCTTCCTGCGCCCAGACCTCACTCTCTTCACTTATCTGCACCTCGCGGCCGATCGCGCGCTGACCACTGCGCTCGTCGACGCGGGAACCACGGCCGTCGCCTACGAGACCGTGCAGCTGCCCGATCGCAGCCTGCCGCTGCTCGTACCGATGAGCGAGATCGCCGGTCGCCTCTCGGTGACCATGGGTTCGTACTCCCTGATGCGGTCGGCCGGCGGGCGAGGCGTGCTGATGGGTGGGATCGCCGGCGCTCCTCGCGCCAAGACCGTCGTGATCGGCGGCGGTGTCGCCGGAGAGCACGCGGCAGCCAACGCCCTCGGGCTCGGCTCCCAGGTGACCGTGATCGACATCTCGCTGCCCCGCCTCCGCGAGCTCGAGCATCGCTACGGCGGCGCTCTGCAGACCCGAGCGTCGAGCAGGTACGACATCGCCGAGGAGCTGGCGACGGCCGACCTCGTGATCGGCTCGGTACTGATCCCCGGTGCCGCCGCGCCCAAGCTGGTCACCGACGACATGGTCGCAGCGATGAAGCCCGGATCTGTGCTCGTCGACATCGCGATCGACCAGGGCGGATGCTTCGAGGGGTCCCGACCGACCACGCACGACGATCCCACCTTCGCCGTGCACGACTCGATCTACTACTGCGTCGCGAACATGCCGGGCGCCGTGCCCGAGACGGCCACCCGCGCCCTCACCAACGCCACCCTCCCCTATGTGTCGGCCATCGCCGGCAAGGGGTGGGAGCGTGCGGCGGCGGACGACGTCGCACTCGCCAAGGGCCTCAACGTGCAGGGTGGGCGCATCGCACTGGATGCCGTCGCCCATGCGCACGGCTTCGCCACGGCGTGACCGGCATTGCGGTCGGACACCGTCAAGAACAGCGATTCTTGACGGCATCCGACCCGTCATCGACCGGGCCGACCCGGGTACGCTCGTACTCGTGACCGAACGCGCTCCTCTCTCTCGCAAGCTGTCCGCCATCGCCGAGTCGGCGACCCTCAAGGTCGACGCCAAGGCGAAGGCCCTCAAGGCCGAAGGCAAGCCCGTCATCTCGTATGCCGCGGGTGAGCCCGACTTCGCGACACCGCAGTTCATCGTCGATGCCGCCGCCGAGGCGTTGGCAGACCCCGCGAGCTACCGGTACACCCCGGCGCCCGGACTTCCGGCGCTCCGCGAGGCCATCGCCGCGAAGACGCTGCGCGACTCGGGTCTCGAGGTCTCGCCGAGCCAGGTCATCGTGACCAACGGCGGCAAGCAGTCCGTGTACCAGGCCTTCCAGACCGTGGTGAACCCGGGCGACGAGGTGCTGCTGCCAGCGCCCTACTGGACCACCTACCCCGAGGCGATCCGCCTCGCCGACGGCACCCCTGTCGAGGTCTTCGCCGGCGCCGACCAGGACTACAAGGTCACCGTCGAGCAGCTCGAGGCCGCTCGCACCGACCGCACGACCGTGCTCGTCTTCGTCTCGCCCTCCAACCCGAC of Microbacterium sp. LWH13-1.2 contains these proteins:
- the aceB gene encoding malate synthase A; the encoded protein is MTTPTAPPATAPIQTTQQGPAITVTGPRRERYDEILTPEAIAFLTELHHRFASRRHDRLADRMRRRFEIGNGHDPRFRDDTAHIRQDAEWRVAGAGPGLEDRRVEITGPTDPKMTINALNSGARVWLADQEDATSPTWKNVIEGQLSLRDAIRGELSFTGPSTESGPGKEYRVTAERTPTIVMRPRGWHLPEKHLQFTDRAGRRTGASGSLVDFGLYFLHNAKELIANGRGPYFYIAKLESSEEAKLWDDVFSFSEEYIGIPHGTIRATVLIETLPAAFEMDEILFELRDHCAGLNAGRWDYIFSIIKNYRGRGARFVLPDRSEVTMTVPFMRAYTELLVQTCHKRGAYAIGGMSAFIPNRRDPEVTERAFEKVSADKKREAGDGFDGTWVAHPDLIPTAQAEFDAVLGERPNQVDRQRPEVAVTAAQLLDVHIGRPITAGGVRDNVSVAIRYLEAWLRGLGAVAIDNLMEDAATAEISRSQVWQWIHQDRATEDGTPITAEYIEGLIRDVLAQATRSAGDRFDDAAEIFRDVALQEEFPAFLTLGAYSRFLVDED
- a CDS encoding AraC family transcriptional regulator; its protein translation is MERVIDDAELSAWLGRLAGGSWSPSDPESQGTPPDWFAAEVIRLDGQLGMMQLSNFGSMTADDPDAFEAALLRRSIGATMLYSTLETAHTVRYDHATPEDEDIVIIGMVSQGGQRLHTASGVQLMGVGRVGFMSSLGASSVEQFGVTNTTGVVVPTAAIAGYRHVLARGADMFPDTPLTRAAGAALARMLFEWAQDPDQGVGALAGTEAALLALVRGLFRQFPGDGETDRASELRAEAGRIIERRHRDAAFGIEELAAELHVSRRQLFRLYAGTDESLASRLLRRRLVTAREELLSVPPQDLTTVAERSGFTDAAALRAQFSRHVGHSPSAFRLAARARPPRLAEAMLLSDEQAGSSL
- a CDS encoding Lrp/AsnC family transcriptional regulator; the protein is METSSEAAQSNTLRAPALDAIDARIVQLLSADGRMTNAELAGHLGVAPSTAHARLRALVERGVISGFHASVDERMLGAGLQAIIGVTLRPSGRRESIVEFADRVRVLPQVIQVFFLGGDDDFLLHIAVADSSEMREFVLEHLSAQSSVASTRTSIVFDYHRNSVAASFR
- the ald gene encoding alanine dehydrogenase codes for the protein MKIGVPTEVKNNENRTALTPAGADRLVHEGHRVLVQSGAGVGSGISDEAYRLAGAEIVATAEETWGEAELLIKVKEPIAQEYGFLRPDLTLFTYLHLAADRALTTALVDAGTTAVAYETVQLPDRSLPLLVPMSEIAGRLSVTMGSYSLMRSAGGRGVLMGGIAGAPRAKTVVIGGGVAGEHAAANALGLGSQVTVIDISLPRLRELEHRYGGALQTRASSRYDIAEELATADLVIGSVLIPGAAAPKLVTDDMVAAMKPGSVLVDIAIDQGGCFEGSRPTTHDDPTFAVHDSIYYCVANMPGAVPETATRALTNATLPYVSAIAGKGWERAAADDVALAKGLNVQGGRIALDAVAHAHGFATA